The genomic window CCACCCCCAACCCCCTCCCCACAAGCAAGGAAGGGGCTATGATCGTTGTTCTCAGTTATGATCAAACATAGAACCAAGTCAAGCACACATCATAATTATTCGCTGACATTGGTGAAGGTCAACAATGGTGACAGTGGTTGTTGTAATTAATACGCTTATTTCACTAATGCTGCTCTACGTAGCTTGGCGAGTGTGGCAACTAAAACAAAAGATAGCATTTATAGGCGATCGCCTCACAGAATACGAACGCTGTACCCATGACCTACTATATAAAGCACCGGAAAATATCTACCTAGGACAAAACAGCATTCAGCAATTACGACAAAGTAACCAAGTTCTACAGTTGCAAATCCAACAAATAAGACAAATTATCAGCATACTTTTACTGGGACGGCGAACTTGGCAGCGTTATTTTCGTAAAATGGATTTCATCTCTAGAAAATAGGATATGAAAGCAACAGTTATTGCTGATTTGCCACAATAGATAAATTAGATAAAATCATTGAAGTTTTGCAAGGAAAGCAAACCCACCTAAAATGGGTGTAAGGAGAAAAATAGTAAAAATGTCTAATAACCGTTCTGGAGTATTTATTGGTGGATTGATGCTAGGAGCTACTATCGGTGCTTTAGCAGGATTACTTGCAGCTCCACGCACAGGACGCGAAACTCGTAAACTTTTGAAAAAATCTGCCGATGCTATTCCTGAATTGGCGGAAGATTTATCAACAAGTGTACAAATTCAAGCCGACCGTCTTTCTGCCAGTGCCTTACGAAATTGGGATGAAACTTTAGATAGACTGCGGGAAGCCATAGCTGCTGGCGTAGATGCTAGTGAGCGTGAAACTGAAGTCTTAAAACGCCAACAAGCTAACACAGACTCAGACTCTCTCGCCCAAGAATTGGAACGCTGATAATGGTGACGTTGATATTGATATAGCATATACAGCAGGTATTGTTTTTCTTAGACCTAAATGAGATGTGTCATGCTAAATGAAATGTATAATCTTTGAGATGTTTCGCTTCACTCAACATGACACCTTCAGCATTTATGCAAGAGGTCTATTAAGCACAACAAGGCCAATTTCCCATTCCCATGTTGAACTTTAAATTTTAAATTTTTTATTATTGTGGTTGACCCCCTGTTTTGGTTGGGACTTTCTATTCTTCTAGTCGCTGTCAGTCTGACGGCTGTTTTAGTGGCGGCGATACCAGCTTTGCAGGAATTAGCAAGGGCAGCTCGCAGTGCCGAAAAGTTATTTGATATGCTATCGAGGGAATTGCCCCCTACCTTAGAAGCTATCCGCACTACAGGGATAGAAATCGCAGATTTGACTGACGATGTTAGTCAAGGTGTTAAAAGTGCCGGTCAAGTCGTGAAACAAGTTGACCAGAGCATAGATAGTGCAAAAAAACAAGCTCAAAACCTACAATTAAGTACACGTAGTATTGTAGTGGGTGTAAAAACTGCCTGGAAAACCTTCACCCGTCAAAAAATTACAAAGCGAACAGTTGAACGGTTATCAATAACTGAACAATCTTCCCTCACAATCAGAGAACGAGAAACTCTCAAGTCAGAAACTCGCCGCCCGAAAGCAGAAGCCTATCGCGTTCATGACGGCTACAATGGTTCTTCCACTCGGCAGAACAGTCTTGATGATGAAGAATACTAAGGGTCTAGAGATGACAGGTGATAGGTGACAGGTGATAGGTGACAGGTGATAGGTTAGTGTTATCTACTCCTCACTCACAACTCATTACTCATTACTCAGCACTCATTACTCAGCACCGGCTAAACGCCGCGCTACCGCTAACAGCACTCATTACTCACCGAAACCTCCGCGACGAGGGAGCCCCTACATTCATGTACGGGGGTAAGTCGCGGGCGAATTTATTCGCCGTCTTAAAATCTATACGAGTATCCATCTTTTTTGTGAGTTGCTGAACAATATTTATGGCTGATGCCAGTTATCCTTCCCTCCTTAGTAGCAATATCAAAACTACCTGTAGCACGACACAAAACACGACCAACATATTCGCCAACTTTCTTCCCACTAGTAACAACCGCTTTGATAATGTCTCCAGTTTGAAAACCAAAATGGATTTGTTTATTCGTGCGGTGACGACTTGGAAAACCAAACTTGTCAGTACCACACATCTGTCTAGTGCCATGACCATTAGCTGTAATTAATAAAGGTTTGATACCTTTGATATTTAAAATAGGTGTTGATTTTCCAACACAAGCGGCATCTAACCAATGAGTTTTAGGCAAGTTTTGATTATTGCGAGTGAACTTTGTTAAACCTCCTGAACCCGTTTCTACAGGTAATCCAGTTTTCTTTAAAACTTCCAGTAATGCAAGTCTAGTTGTGTTTACTGCTGCTGCATCAGCTAAGGGTCTTTTAGCTTGTTTCAAAATTTTCTCCAATCTTGAAGGGTCTTTTTTAAGAAATTCTTTAATATCCTGAGTCCCCTTTTTTTTGTTGCATTTTTCGCAACTTAAAGTAAGGTTTGTAATTGAATTACCGCCTCCTTTGGCTCTTGGGTGGATGTGTTCAATCTGAAAAGGAACGTCTTTAATACCACAATAAGCGCATTGCCTACCCCATTTTTCCAGTAAATATTCTCTAGTTTCGTAACCAGCAAGAGTACCTTGTTGATACTCTTCCCCTTGAATTTCTGGGTTACGCATTAGCTGCATATCAAAGCGAACTAACTCTTGGCTAATTGCTGCAATTGATGCAAGTTTGCGTAA from Nostoc sp. UHCC 0870 includes these protein-coding regions:
- a CDS encoding YtxH domain-containing protein; amino-acid sequence: MSNNRSGVFIGGLMLGATIGALAGLLAAPRTGRETRKLLKKSADAIPELAEDLSTSVQIQADRLSASALRNWDETLDRLREAIAAGVDASERETEVLKRQQANTDSDSLAQELER
- the iscB gene encoding RNA-guided endonuclease IscB, with amino-acid sequence MCKVFILDTDKRPLNPIHSAQARQLLRNKKAAVVRRFPFTLILKESRPNSPVSPLRLKIDPGAKTTGIVLVDDTTGEVVFAAELKHRGFAIRDALTSRRQLRRSRRARKTRYRAPRFLNRIRPGGWLAPSLQSRIENIKTWVEKLRKLASIAAISQELVRFDMQLMRNPEIQGEEYQQGTLAGYETREYLLEKWGRQCAYCGIKDVPFQIEHIHPRAKGGGNSITNLTLSCEKCNKKKGTQDIKEFLKKDPSRLEKILKQAKRPLADAAAVNTTRLALLEVLKKTGLPVETGSGGLTKFTRNNQNLPKTHWLDAACVGKSTPILNIKGIKPLLITANGHGTRQMCGTDKFGFPSRHRTNKQIHFGFQTGDIIKAVVTSGKKVGEYVGRVLCRATGSFDIATKEGRITGISHKYCSATHKKDGYSYRF
- a CDS encoding DUF948 domain-containing protein — encoded protein: MVDPLFWLGLSILLVAVSLTAVLVAAIPALQELARAARSAEKLFDMLSRELPPTLEAIRTTGIEIADLTDDVSQGVKSAGQVVKQVDQSIDSAKKQAQNLQLSTRSIVVGVKTAWKTFTRQKITKRTVERLSITEQSSLTIRERETLKSETRRPKAEAYRVHDGYNGSSTRQNSLDDEEY